In one window of Candidatus Avedoeria danica DNA:
- a CDS encoding VWA domain-containing protein, which yields MKAEGRPWRRTCAVVLLAAWTVSIGRAPAGARPIVQSGQPREAWARVATWASQAQPLPPTAFQGPTGITVDPFDDTVLVVDSGNDRVQVFARDGRHLATIGAAGPPPGGLSNPTGAAISGGRVYVADSGHDRIAVFSIDGVYRSEWTGLGGPHGVATSADGRAVFVTENRTSRVAWFSANGARLGTLGSFGNGDLLNRPEGLAVLPDGRVVVANTGNQRLTMFDPSGVQIDSSGPLPAGASPHDVVAGPNGTVWSTETGATTRPDAVVGRDLTPGLPERGIRLAAPGATGVAVAGDGTVLATVRDDNRPLHGVRLWRGTQLLDEWGTVPAPLGLIDRPAIIAGRTTITVVDRWRRAQRFDLDGLPIDQSPVGDVNDVSVLDDGLVLVRDTRVERLTVDGTPVWRRNLPQGADYPWARAVDVNAGTGAVTVLDLGRQRFVRFAADGTPAVETTFQPGPGAFAALWDFAPGPGSWWTVNRSAGTLERRHADRLTVEAAWAVPGQPLRVASDPLGDAYVLNRFGWVWRYRPDGTLVAAWSVAAAGDDNSAPADLSVDERGRVLVVDNGRNEVTAWAPDPLLRPADLPTFEPSCVPGGDKRAAPDRLVLGEQTTVTLHIEGTCPATRTANDIVLVLDVSGSMVGPSLDAAKAAGIAFLDAIDIVDTRIALVSFNQDAVLEVPLTGNPVTVEASITGLQAGGGTDIARAVAAARRELTGPRRRPQANAVVILLTDGGSDAMNAMREAQLTKLEGARIFTIGFGMGVNEPLLRDIASAPSDYAFAPGADELAAIYRGIAQRLAATVLFRSLTIVDEVPANMRYVDGSANPAAAFDGSRLVWQLADVPLAGLDLTYLLEPTETGVHPTNVVAAGEGVDGLGARGRIAFPVPTVEVIAPTATPSPLPGVTPSATPTPTDTPLPTPTPTATRVPAPIYLPVLANERCETSHAPLAVVLVLDTSSSMTALTRAGRTKLDAAVGAARAMIDILELGRDRASVVRFDSTAETVQPFTANRSALIDALANLAPGIGTRLDLGLAEAAQSVSTVPDVPDLVRAVIVLTDGKPSGTTESAVLARAAELRSTGAVVYAIGLGDDVDPVLLGRIVTAPSQLVLAPDAEDLARIYRDIARELPCARR from the coding sequence ATGAAGGCAGAAGGACGGCCCTGGCGCCGCACGTGCGCCGTCGTACTTCTCGCCGCTTGGACGGTCTCGATCGGCCGCGCCCCGGCGGGGGCGCGGCCGATCGTTCAGTCCGGCCAGCCACGCGAGGCGTGGGCCCGCGTCGCCACTTGGGCGTCGCAGGCCCAGCCGTTGCCGCCCACCGCGTTCCAGGGCCCAACCGGCATCACCGTCGACCCGTTCGACGACACGGTGCTCGTCGTCGACAGCGGCAACGATCGCGTTCAGGTCTTTGCGCGCGACGGGCGCCACCTCGCGACGATCGGCGCGGCGGGGCCCCCACCCGGCGGCCTGAGCAACCCGACCGGCGCCGCGATCAGCGGCGGACGGGTGTACGTCGCCGACAGCGGCCACGATCGCATCGCCGTGTTCAGCATCGACGGCGTGTACCGCAGCGAGTGGACCGGGCTCGGCGGCCCGCACGGCGTGGCAACGTCCGCCGACGGGCGCGCCGTGTTCGTGACCGAGAACCGCACGAGCCGGGTGGCGTGGTTCAGCGCCAACGGGGCGCGCCTCGGGACGTTGGGGAGTTTCGGCAACGGGGACCTTCTGAATCGCCCGGAGGGCCTGGCCGTCCTCCCCGACGGACGGGTCGTCGTCGCCAACACCGGCAACCAGCGCCTGACGATGTTCGATCCGTCCGGCGTTCAGATCGACTCGAGCGGCCCGCTGCCGGCCGGCGCCAGCCCGCACGACGTCGTCGCCGGTCCGAACGGCACGGTCTGGTCCACGGAAACCGGCGCGACGACGCGGCCGGACGCCGTCGTCGGACGCGACCTGACGCCGGGGCTGCCGGAGCGCGGCATCCGCCTCGCGGCGCCGGGCGCGACCGGGGTGGCCGTCGCCGGCGACGGCACCGTCCTGGCGACGGTGCGCGACGACAACCGGCCGCTCCACGGTGTGCGGCTCTGGCGGGGCACCCAGCTGCTGGATGAGTGGGGCACCGTGCCGGCGCCCCTTGGCCTGATCGATCGCCCCGCCATCATCGCCGGCCGCACCACGATCACCGTTGTCGATCGCTGGCGCCGGGCGCAGCGCTTCGACCTCGACGGGCTGCCGATCGACCAGAGCCCGGTGGGCGACGTGAACGACGTGAGCGTCCTGGACGACGGGCTCGTGCTGGTGCGCGACACGCGCGTCGAGCGGCTGACTGTGGACGGGACGCCCGTGTGGCGCCGCAACCTGCCGCAGGGGGCCGACTACCCGTGGGCCCGCGCCGTCGACGTCAACGCCGGGACCGGTGCGGTGACGGTGCTCGACCTCGGCCGCCAGCGCTTCGTGCGGTTCGCCGCCGACGGCACGCCGGCCGTGGAAACGACGTTCCAGCCGGGGCCCGGCGCGTTCGCGGCGCTCTGGGACTTCGCGCCCGGACCCGGGAGCTGGTGGACCGTCAACCGCAGCGCCGGTACGCTCGAACGCCGCCACGCCGACCGACTCACCGTCGAAGCGGCATGGGCGGTGCCCGGCCAGCCCCTGCGCGTGGCATCCGACCCGCTCGGCGATGCCTACGTTCTCAACCGCTTCGGCTGGGTGTGGCGCTATCGACCCGACGGCACGCTCGTGGCCGCGTGGTCCGTGGCCGCAGCGGGCGACGACAACTCTGCGCCGGCCGACCTGAGCGTCGATGAGCGGGGCCGGGTGCTCGTCGTCGACAACGGGCGCAACGAGGTGACGGCCTGGGCGCCGGATCCGCTGCTGCGCCCGGCCGACCTGCCGACATTCGAGCCGAGCTGCGTGCCCGGCGGCGACAAACGGGCGGCGCCGGATCGGCTCGTCCTCGGCGAGCAGACGACGGTCACGCTGCATATCGAAGGCACGTGCCCGGCGACGCGAACAGCCAACGACATCGTCCTCGTGCTCGACGTGTCCGGTTCGATGGTCGGACCGAGTCTCGATGCCGCCAAGGCGGCCGGAATCGCGTTCCTCGATGCGATCGACATCGTGGACACGCGCATCGCGCTCGTCTCGTTCAACCAGGACGCCGTGCTCGAGGTGCCGCTGACCGGGAACCCGGTGACGGTCGAGGCCTCGATCACCGGGCTGCAGGCCGGCGGCGGCACGGACATCGCCCGGGCGGTGGCGGCGGCGCGCCGGGAGCTGACCGGCCCGCGCCGGCGCCCGCAGGCCAACGCCGTCGTCATCCTCTTGACGGACGGCGGATCGGACGCCATGAACGCGATGCGCGAAGCGCAGCTGACGAAGCTCGAAGGTGCACGGATCTTCACGATCGGGTTCGGCATGGGCGTCAACGAGCCGCTCCTGCGCGACATCGCCTCCGCCCCGTCCGATTACGCATTCGCCCCCGGCGCGGACGAGCTCGCGGCGATCTATCGCGGCATCGCGCAGCGCCTTGCGGCGACGGTCCTGTTCCGCAGCCTCACGATCGTCGACGAGGTGCCGGCGAACATGCGCTACGTCGACGGCTCGGCGAACCCGGCGGCGGCCTTCGACGGCAGTCGGCTCGTCTGGCAGCTGGCGGACGTGCCGCTCGCCGGCCTCGACCTGACCTATCTCCTCGAGCCGACGGAGACGGGCGTCCATCCGACCAACGTCGTCGCCGCCGGCGAGGGGGTCGACGGCCTCGGCGCGCGCGGGCGGATCGCGTTCCCGGTGCCCACCGTCGAGGTCATCGCCCCGACCGCGACACCGTCGCCACTGCCGGGCGTCACGCCGAGCGCCACCCCGACGCCGACCGACACGCCGTTGCCGACCCCTACGCCGACCGCGACGCGCGTTCCGGCGCCGATCTACCTGCCGGTGCTGGCCAACGAGCGCTGCGAGACGAGCCACGCCCCGCTCGCGGTCGTGCTCGTCCTCGACACGTCATCCAGCATGACGGCGTTGACGCGTGCGGGCCGCACCAAGCTCGACGCGGCCGTCGGTGCGGCCCGCGCGATGATCGACATCCTCGAACTGGGCAGGGACCGCGCGTCCGTCGTCCGATTCGACAGCACGGCCGAGACCGTGCAACCGTTCACGGCCAACCGCAGCGCGCTCATCGACGCGCTGGCCAACCTTGCGCCCGGCATCGGCACGCGGCTCGACCTCGGGCTGGCCGAGGCGGCGCAGTCCGTGTCCACCGTGCCGGACGTGCCGGACCTGGTGCGCGCGGTCATCGTCCTCACGGACGGCAAGCCGTCCGGCACGACCGAGTCCGCCGTGCTCGCCCGCGCCGCCGAGCTGCGATCGACCGGCGCCGTGGTCTATGCCATCGGTCTCGGCGACGACGTCGATCCGGTGCTCCTCGGCCGCATCGTGACCGCGCCATCCCAACTCGTCCTGGCGCCCGACGCCGAGGACCTCGCCCGCATCTACCGTGACATCGCCCGCGAGCTGCCCTGCGCCCGGCGGTGA